Proteins co-encoded in one Neovison vison isolate M4711 chromosome 9, ASM_NN_V1, whole genome shotgun sequence genomic window:
- the UBAP2 gene encoding ubiquitin-associated protein 2 isoform X5, whose protein sequence is MNTVNSLCLGGTTVSAPSSSARATPLVTSGKAPPNLPQGVPPLLHNQYLVGPGGLLPAYPIYGYDELQMLQSRLPMDYYGIPFATPTALASRDGSLANNPYSGDVTKFGRGDSASPAPPTTLAQAQQSQSQAHHTAQQPFLNPALPPGYSYTGLPYYTGVPSAFQYGPTMFVPPASAKQHGVNLSTPTTPFQQAGGYGQHSYSTGYDDLTQGTAAGDYTKGGYGGSSQAQNKSAGSGPGKGVSVSSSTTGLPDMTGSVYNKTQTFDKQGFHAGTPPPFSLPSALGSTGPLAAGAAPGYAPPPFLHILPAHQQPHSQLLHHHLPQDAQSGSGQRSQPSSLQPKSQASKPTYGNSPYWTN, encoded by the exons ATGAACACAGTGAACAGCCTCTGTCTGGGCGGGACCACTGTGAGTGCCCCCAGCAGCAGTGCAAGGGCCACGCCCTTGGTGACCTCAG GCAAAGCACCCCCTAACCTGCCCCAGGGAGTACCTCCCCTGCTTCACAACCAGTACCTCGTGGGCCCCGGAGGATTGCTTCCTGCCTATCCG ATCTATGGCTATGATGAGCTCCAGATGCTGCAGTCACGTCTGCCAATG GATTACTATGGAATTCCCTTTGCCACGCCCACAGCCCTGGCCAGCCGAGATGGGAGCCTAGCTAATAACCCGTATTCAG GTGATGTCACAAAGTTTGGCCGAGGTGACTCCGCATCCCCTGCACCCCCCACCACACTGGCTCAGGCGCAGCAGAGCCAGTCCCAGGCTCACCATACAGCCCAGCAGCCCTTCCTGAATCCTGCGCTGCCCCCCGGCTACAGCTACACTGGCCTCCCCTACTACACAGGCGTGCCTAGTGCCTTCCAGTATGGGCCCACGATGTTT GTCCCTCCGGCTTCAGCCAAGCAGCATGGTGTGAACCTCAGCACCCCCACCACCCCTTTCCAGCAGGCCGGTGGTTACGGCCAGCATAGCTACAGCACAG GTTATGATGACCTGACCCAGGGGACAGCAGCGGGAGACTACACCAAGGGTGGCTATGGTGGATCATCGCAGGCACAAAACAAGTCTGCAGGTTCTGGGCCTGGCAAAG GAGTGTCCGTGTCCTCAAGCACCACCGGCCTACCTGACATGACCGGTTCAGTCTACAACAAGACTCAG ACTTTCGACAAGCAGGGATTTCACGCAGGGACTCCTCCACCGTTCAGCCTGCCCTCGGCCTTGGGTTCCACTGGGCCCCTGGCCGCTGGAGCAGCCCCTGGTTATGCGCCCCCACCATTCTTACACATCCTGCCTGCCCATCAGCAGCCTCACTCACAGCTGCTACACCACCACCTGCCACAGGATGCCCAG agTGGCTCGGGTCAACGCAGCCAGCCCAGCTCCCTGCAGCCCAAGTCGCAAGCCTCCAAACCCACCTACGGCAACTCTCCCTACTGGACAAACTGA